A single window of Trichocoleus sp. FACHB-46 DNA harbors:
- a CDS encoding SDR family oxidoreductase has protein sequence MATYLVTGANRGIGYEYCRQLQARGDRVIAVCRSTSEALQQLGVQVEAGIDITSDASVAELPKCLGDGVIDVLIHNAGIIQRVTLDNLDFDSIREQFEVNALGPLRVTQALLPHLQGGSKIVLMTSRMGSIADNTSGSSYGYRMSKVALSMAGKSLAHDLKPRGIAVAILHPGLVQTRMTNFTSSGITPKESVQGLLTRIDQLTLENTGTFWHANGEVLPW, from the coding sequence ATGGCAACTTATCTCGTCACAGGGGCAAATCGAGGCATTGGTTACGAGTACTGTCGGCAACTGCAGGCTCGCGGCGATCGCGTCATTGCCGTCTGTCGCAGCACCTCTGAGGCATTACAGCAGCTTGGGGTGCAAGTGGAGGCGGGCATTGACATTACCTCAGACGCTTCTGTGGCAGAGTTACCAAAGTGCCTGGGTGACGGAGTCATCGATGTTTTGATTCACAATGCGGGCATCATTCAGCGCGTAACGTTGGACAACCTCGACTTCGACAGCATCCGAGAACAGTTCGAGGTGAATGCGCTAGGACCTCTCCGAGTCACACAGGCACTGCTACCGCACCTGCAAGGGGGTTCCAAGATTGTGTTGATGACCAGCCGCATGGGTTCGATCGCGGACAACACCTCAGGCAGTTCCTATGGCTACCGCATGTCAAAGGTGGCGTTGTCGATGGCAGGCAAATCCCTGGCTCACGACCTCAAACCTCGTGGCATTGCTGTAGCGATTCTGCATCCTGGCCTGGTGCAAACCCGCATGACGAATTTTACGTCCAGTGGCATCACACCGAAGGAGTCTGTGCAGGGGTTATTAACTCGAATTGATCAGTTAACGCTGGAGAACACAGGCACGTTCTGGCACGCCAATGGAGAAGTATTACCTTGGTAA